A genomic segment from Chitinophagaceae bacterium encodes:
- a CDS encoding glycosyltransferase encodes MIRICTSLARNGYRIILVGRKNRNSLPLQQQPFQQKRLHVFFQRKFFFYCEYNFRLFFYLLFVRADAFCCIDLDTMLPVYFAGRLRKKKLVYDAHEYFSQQKEIVTRPKIYKVWNWIERNFVPRFRNGYTATQSITDEFAKKFQLNYATIRNLPLAQTGEQPLNKSQKIILYQGAINEARGFEFLIPAMQMVNAVLHIYGDGNFVPQLNKLIAVYNVESKVKFFDKLLPQQLKAITHQAYIGLNLVENTGLNQYYSLANKFFDYIQALVPQVTMDFPEYRKINERYQVALLIENLTEENIATSLNRLLDDKKLYAQLQHNCSKARAELNWENEEKNLWLFYKQLFG; translated from the coding sequence ATGATACGCATTTGCACAAGCCTTGCCAGAAACGGCTACCGCATTATCTTAGTTGGAAGAAAAAACCGCAATTCGCTGCCGTTGCAGCAACAACCCTTTCAGCAAAAAAGACTGCATGTATTTTTCCAAAGAAAATTTTTCTTTTATTGTGAATATAACTTCAGGTTGTTTTTTTATTTACTATTTGTTAGAGCCGATGCCTTTTGCTGCATTGACCTGGATACCATGCTGCCTGTTTACTTTGCCGGGAGACTTAGGAAAAAAAAATTAGTGTATGATGCCCATGAATACTTTAGCCAACAAAAAGAAATTGTTACAAGGCCAAAAATTTATAAAGTTTGGAATTGGATTGAAAGAAATTTTGTTCCCCGTTTCAGGAATGGTTACACCGCTACTCAATCCATTACCGATGAGTTTGCAAAAAAGTTTCAGCTTAACTATGCTACAATCCGTAATTTACCTTTGGCCCAAACAGGTGAACAACCCTTAAATAAGTCACAAAAAATAATATTATACCAGGGCGCTATAAATGAAGCTCGTGGGTTTGAATTTTTAATTCCTGCTATGCAAATGGTAAATGCAGTTTTGCATATTTACGGAGACGGAAATTTTGTGCCACAATTAAATAAATTAATTGCGGTCTATAATGTAGAAAGTAAAGTAAAGTTTTTTGACAAACTGCTTCCGCAACAATTAAAAGCCATAACGCATCAGGCATATATTGGCTTAAACCTTGTTGAAAATACCGGCCTGAACCAATATTATTCTTTGGCCAATAAGTTTTTTGATTATATACAGGCTTTGGTGCCACAGGTAACCATGGATTTTCCCGAATACCGGAAAATAAATGAGCGTTACCAAGTGGCTTTGCTCATTGAAAACTTAACCGAAGAAAATATTGCAACTTCGCTTAACAGGTTACTGGATGACAAAAAATTGTATGCACAATTGCAGCACAATTGCAGCAAAGCAAGGGCAGAACTGAACTGGGAAAACGAAGAAAAAAATTTATGGTTATTTTATAAGCAATTGTTTGGATAA
- a CDS encoding glycosyltransferase: MDKNLHILCPDVPWPADYGGVIDPFYLLVQLKAVGIQVYLHCFTQNRAPQKELEKYCKEVHYYRRDKTALLSNTLPYIVKSRSSKKLLQELGKNNYPILMQGIHTTYFLYKKLLPNRKILLRPFNVESTYYQQLSALEINPFKKYFFKRESRLLKSYEKEVSTMIPILALSQTDKQFFEEQNARSYFIPVIIPWQEVSILPGTGNYCLYHGNLSVNENQKAVEWLLTKVFNDLEFPIFFAGKNPNPKTAKLISKNKNAALIANPTESKMQELIKNAQINLAPSFNHTGIKLKILNALFNGRHCIANLQAVRGSGIEALVSVADDAENMKKAILELMALPVTEEQKGRRSAVLNDVYNNKKNTEKIIAMIY, from the coding sequence TTGGATAAAAATTTACACATATTATGCCCCGATGTTCCCTGGCCGGCTGATTATGGCGGGGTGATTGATCCGTTTTATTTACTGGTACAATTAAAAGCCGTGGGCATCCAGGTTTATTTGCATTGCTTTACGCAAAACCGGGCGCCACAAAAAGAATTAGAAAAATATTGTAAAGAAGTACATTATTATCGTAGAGATAAAACTGCATTGCTTTCCAATACCCTGCCTTATATTGTAAAAAGCAGAAGCAGTAAAAAACTATTGCAGGAACTGGGCAAAAACAATTATCCTATTTTAATGCAGGGCATACATACCACATATTTTCTTTATAAAAAACTGTTGCCCAACCGAAAAATATTGCTAAGGCCCTTTAATGTGGAAAGTACTTACTACCAGCAACTATCTGCATTAGAAATAAACCCTTTTAAAAAATATTTTTTCAAGAGGGAAAGCAGGCTGCTCAAAAGTTACGAAAAAGAAGTATCAACCATGATACCCATATTGGCATTAAGCCAAACAGACAAACAATTTTTTGAGGAGCAAAATGCCCGGAGTTATTTTATACCGGTAATTATTCCCTGGCAGGAAGTTTCTATTTTGCCTGGCACAGGAAATTATTGTTTATACCATGGGAATTTATCGGTAAATGAAAACCAAAAAGCCGTGGAATGGTTGCTAACAAAGGTTTTTAATGATCTTGAATTCCCAATATTTTTTGCAGGCAAAAATCCAAATCCTAAAACGGCAAAGCTTATCAGTAAAAATAAAAATGCCGCATTAATTGCTAATCCAACCGAAAGCAAAATGCAGGAATTAATAAAAAATGCACAAATAAACCTTGCGCCTTCTTTTAATCATACAGGCATAAAATTAAAAATACTCAATGCCTTGTTTAACGGGAGGCACTGCATAGCCAATTTACAAGCTGTTAGAGGTTCAGGAATTGAAGCATTAGTTTCCGTAGCCGATGATGCAGAAAATATGAAAAAAGCCATATTGGAATTGATGGCTTTACCGGTTACAGAAGAGCAAAAAGGACGCCGAAGCGCCGTTTTAAATGATGTATATAACAATAAAAAAAATACAGAAAAAATTATTGCAATGATATACTAG
- a CDS encoding ATP-binding cassette domain-containing protein has product MSQPVVELKNVNIYQGNSMVLSDVNISINKGEFVYLVGKTGTGKSSLLKTLYGDLELREGDGTVVGHTLKGLTWKTVPFLRRNLGVVFQDFQLLTDRNVHDNLKFVLKATGWKDENLMDEKIADVLDKVNLKTKGFKFPFELSGGEQQRVDIARALLNSPKLILADEPTGNLDPETSDEIMQLLFQICRDYETSILMATHDYIVINKFPARTIKTERGKLWDNASISLQ; this is encoded by the coding sequence ATGTCCCAACCAGTAGTAGAATTAAAAAATGTAAATATTTACCAAGGCAACAGTATGGTATTAAGCGATGTAAATATATCCATCAATAAAGGCGAGTTTGTGTATTTGGTGGGCAAAACCGGAACGGGCAAAAGTAGTTTACTTAAAACCCTTTATGGAGATTTGGAATTGAGAGAAGGCGACGGAACCGTTGTAGGCCATACTTTAAAAGGGCTTACCTGGAAAACAGTGCCTTTCCTGCGCCGCAACCTGGGCGTTGTGTTCCAGGATTTTCAGTTGCTTACCGACAGGAACGTACATGATAACCTGAAATTTGTTTTAAAAGCCACAGGCTGGAAAGATGAAAACCTGATGGACGAAAAAATTGCCGATGTTTTGGATAAAGTAAATTTAAAAACTAAGGGATTTAAATTTCCTTTTGAGTTGAGTGGCGGTGAGCAGCAAAGGGTGGATATTGCAAGGGCTTTGCTTAATTCTCCCAAGCTAATACTTGCCGATGAACCCACCGGCAACCTCGACCCCGAAACCAGCGATGAAATTATGCAACTCCTTTTTCAAATTTGCCGTGATTACGAAACCAGTATTTTAATGGCAACACATGATTATATTGTAATCAATAAATTTCCGGCACGCACTATTAAAACTGAAAGAGGTAAGCTTTGGGACAACGCTAGTATATCATTGCAATAA
- a CDS encoding T9SS type A sorting domain-containing protein, with protein MKKLLLFFLAIPVLFTATAQQNYWSQYVGTGKIITDKSVARLSFPKEFKLFTASLPLLKQELFKVVNNNAAHTNIISLPNTDGALEEFEIVEASNFDAELQAQFPEIRAFSGKGITDKYATLKLSYSPQGIQTMVFRSGKENEFIEPYSQDHSVYAVFKSHRNKAQLPWSCTTPGADLEESINIQVQNSGIVARSGGNLKTMRLAQSVTAEYSNYFGATSATQVSLVLAAINNTLTRCNGVYEKDLALHLNLIAASTNVIYYNASSDPYSNAAQMANWNTQLQNTLTSVIGEANYDVGHLFGATGGGGNAGCIGCVCTNGAKGSGYTSPSDGVPAGDNFDIDYVVHEIGHQLGGNHTFSMINEGTGVNKEVGSGITIMGYAGITSYDVSGHSIDIYHETTIAQIQTNLNSKSCPVTTTIVNTTPVVNAVSNYTIPISTPFALTGSATDADGDALTYCWEQNDNSTTTNAQSVASPTKLTGPNWLSFRPTISPVRYFPRLQTILAGLNTTGPMVGGDAGVVTEALSSVSRTLNFRLTVRDNAVFSSSAPVSVGQTQFTDMVVTVTNTSGPFTVTSPNTNVSWAGNSAQNITWNVAGTTASPVSCANVKISLSTDGGLTFPAVLIASTPNDGSQSITLPNTATTTARIKVEAVGNIFFDISNSNFTITASASCGTPTGLAENNITINSADLSWNAVAGALNYDVDYKLNASSTWTSFSVGQTGTTANLTGLSASSIYDWRVKATCVSGSGIFATSQFTTVAGACNAPAGLASSSVTSSSAIVSWNLVSGALSYDVDYKLNASSAWISFSTAQTGTSANLTGLSSGSLYDWRVRTNCSGSGSSFVMNQFTTLTSGCASAFEPNESLAAAATISAGVAHSAAINTSTDKDYYQLITTGTNNISYSLAGPAGVDYDLKIYNSSGTQIGSGTSTTANETVTLNNQAAGTYYVYIYGYNGANSATCYTITATVTPVSAGCQSSYDNSTNGTYSGAAQIPLNTDVHGLINPKSENDYYRFVITTGGTATITLSTLPADYDMRLYSSNGTTQLAISQNGGTTSETISRTFTAGTYYARVYGYKSAFNASNCYTLRISTGTATREEKMPLFSSKNLIAYPNPVNDILNIQLKGITGNSSFRLFDINGRQVASGKTINANYHLNMRYLPAGVYLLQVIAASGEIFSTKVVKQ; from the coding sequence ATGAAAAAACTGCTACTCTTTTTTTTGGCAATACCTGTTTTATTTACCGCTACTGCCCAGCAAAATTATTGGAGCCAGTATGTCGGAACAGGCAAAATAATTACCGATAAATCTGTTGCCCGGTTATCGTTTCCCAAAGAATTTAAATTATTTACAGCAAGCCTGCCACTTTTAAAGCAGGAATTATTTAAAGTTGTAAATAATAATGCTGCACATACCAATATAATTAGTTTACCCAATACCGATGGCGCTTTGGAAGAGTTTGAAATTGTGGAAGCATCCAACTTCGATGCTGAATTGCAGGCGCAGTTCCCGGAAATAAGGGCTTTTTCCGGCAAGGGCATTACCGATAAATATGCCACTTTAAAATTGAGCTATTCGCCGCAGGGTATCCAAACGATGGTTTTTCGAAGCGGGAAAGAAAATGAATTTATAGAGCCCTATTCTCAAGACCACAGTGTTTACGCCGTATTTAAATCACATCGAAATAAAGCGCAATTGCCCTGGAGTTGTACCACACCCGGCGCCGACCTTGAAGAGAGTATCAATATACAGGTACAAAATAGCGGCATTGTTGCCAGGAGCGGGGGAAATTTAAAAACCATGCGATTAGCTCAGTCAGTTACGGCAGAGTATTCAAATTATTTTGGAGCTACAAGCGCTACGCAGGTTTCCCTGGTATTAGCCGCCATTAATAATACACTTACCCGCTGCAATGGCGTTTATGAAAAAGACCTTGCCCTTCATTTAAACCTTATAGCAGCTTCTACCAATGTAATTTATTATAACGCAAGCAGCGATCCCTATTCCAATGCTGCACAAATGGCTAATTGGAATACCCAGTTGCAAAATACACTTACTTCAGTTATTGGTGAAGCCAATTACGATGTTGGCCATTTATTTGGCGCTACTGGCGGTGGCGGTAATGCTGGCTGTATTGGTTGTGTTTGTACTAATGGCGCAAAAGGCAGCGGTTATACATCGCCGTCAGACGGTGTGCCTGCAGGAGATAATTTTGATATTGATTATGTAGTGCACGAAATTGGCCACCAATTGGGTGGCAACCATACTTTTTCTATGATTAACGAAGGCACAGGTGTTAATAAAGAAGTGGGTTCAGGTATTACCATTATGGGCTATGCCGGTATTACTTCTTACGATGTTTCAGGCCACTCAATAGATATTTATCATGAAACTACCATTGCACAAATACAAACTAATTTAAATAGTAAAAGCTGCCCTGTTACTACAACTATTGTAAATACTACACCGGTTGTAAATGCCGTAAGCAATTATACCATTCCTATTAGCACTCCATTTGCATTAACCGGTTCTGCAACAGATGCCGATGGCGATGCACTTACTTATTGCTGGGAGCAAAATGATAATTCTACAACAACAAATGCACAAAGTGTTGCCAGCCCAACAAAACTTACCGGGCCCAACTGGCTTTCTTTCAGGCCAACCATTTCACCTGTACGTTATTTTCCAAGGCTGCAAACCATACTTGCCGGCTTAAACACTACCGGCCCAATGGTGGGTGGCGATGCAGGTGTTGTTACTGAAGCTTTAAGTTCTGTTAGCCGCACTTTAAACTTCAGGCTTACCGTAAGGGACAATGCGGTATTTAGTTCTTCTGCGCCGGTAAGTGTGGGACAAACGCAGTTTACCGATATGGTAGTAACGGTTACCAATACATCGGGCCCATTTACGGTTACTTCGCCCAATACCAATGTTTCCTGGGCAGGTAATTCAGCCCAAAATATTACCTGGAACGTTGCAGGTACTACCGCATCTCCTGTAAGCTGTGCCAATGTAAAAATTTCTTTGAGTACTGATGGAGGTTTAACTTTCCCAGCCGTACTCATTGCCAGCACGCCAAACGATGGCAGCCAATCTATAACCTTACCCAATACAGCAACCACTACTGCCAGGATAAAAGTAGAAGCTGTAGGAAATATTTTCTTTGATATTTCCAACAGCAATTTTACTATTACCGCATCTGCTTCTTGTGGTACGCCAACAGGCTTAGCAGAAAATAATATTACAATCAATAGCGCCGACCTAAGCTGGAATGCGGTTGCAGGAGCATTAAATTATGATGTAGATTATAAATTAAATGCATCTTCTACGTGGACCAGTTTTTCTGTGGGCCAAACCGGCACTACTGCAAACCTTACAGGCTTAAGTGCTTCTTCAATTTATGATTGGCGGGTAAAAGCAACCTGTGTTTCCGGTTCGGGGATATTTGCAACATCACAGTTTACAACAGTTGCAGGTGCTTGTAATGCTCCTGCAGGCCTTGCTTCGTCTTCCGTTACCTCTTCTTCAGCAATAGTAAGCTGGAACCTTGTGAGCGGCGCTTTGAGCTATGATGTAGATTATAAATTAAATGCATCATCTGCCTGGATCAGTTTTTCAACAGCACAAACTGGCACATCGGCAAACCTTACTGGCCTTAGTAGTGGCTCCTTATACGACTGGAGGGTAAGAACCAATTGCAGCGGTTCAGGCAGCAGTTTTGTAATGAATCAGTTTACCACTTTAACTTCCGGTTGTGCATCAGCATTTGAACCTAATGAATCATTGGCTGCGGCTGCAACCATTAGTGCAGGTGTTGCTCATTCGGCTGCAATAAACACCTCTACTGATAAAGATTATTACCAACTCATAACCACCGGTACAAACAATATTTCTTATTCACTTGCTGGCCCGGCAGGTGTGGATTATGACCTAAAAATATATAACAGTTCCGGAACTCAAATTGGTTCGGGTACAAGCACTACTGCAAACGAAACAGTTACGCTCAATAACCAGGCTGCAGGCACTTACTATGTTTATATTTACGGATATAACGGGGCAAACAGCGCTACTTGTTATACTATTACAGCAACAGTTACACCCGTAAGTGCAGGTTGCCAAAGCAGTTACGATAACAGCACAAATGGTACTTATAGCGGTGCAGCACAAATACCGTTAAATACAGATGTACATGGTTTGATAAATCCAAAAAGTGAGAACGACTATTATAGATTTGTAATTACTACAGGCGGTACGGCAACCATTACCTTATCTACCTTACCAGCAGATTATGATATGAGGCTATACAGCAGTAATGGTACTACGCAATTGGCCATTTCGCAAAATGGCGGTACAACTTCAGAAACCATCAGCAGGACATTTACAGCCGGTACTTATTATGCAAGGGTTTATGGATATAAAAGTGCATTCAACGCATCCAACTGTTATACCTTGCGCATTTCAACAGGCACCGCTACAAGAGAAGAAAAAATGCCATTGTTTAGCAGTAAAAATTTAATAGCTTATCCCAATCCGGTTAACGATATTTTGAATATTCAGTTAAAAGGAATTACCGGAAATTCATCTTTTCGTTTATTTGATATTAATGGCAGGCAGGTAGCTTCAGGTAAAACGATAAATGCAAATTACCATCTAAATATGCGCTATTTACCAGCCGGCGTATATTTATTGCAGGTAATTGCTGCAAGCGGTGAAATATTCAGCACAAAAGTGGTGAAACAATAA